CCAATTACTAGTTCAATCTACCAGGCAGAAAGCCTAAGGCCTTTCAATGCTGcactatattttttttaattaaaaatatctttgctCTCTCATTGGTATAAGCAAAATTTTCAAGTGCTAGCGACACAGTTATAGCTATGAAATCTTCAATCttcattttatcaaaattatattGCCTCTGAGGAATTTTCAGCCCTTGTGTGATTTCAGGTTTCCCCAGATGTGTTTATAAAGATAATGATTATATTTAACAACTATAGCTATTAAGATACAGTAACACAGCAAAAAGTTGCCCAttttaaatggagaaaaagaaattaaggcagtATTTCTTTTTCACTGCTTTGAACAACTTCATTCTGCTCAGGATCCCAGCTCAGAACCAATGTAGAATAATCGTAGTTAACATTTTTCAAGTTCATTTTCAGAAACATCAGTTGTTCTATATTGTCAAAGTCCAGGCTCATGATCTGTTTTGGATGAAAGTggctatttttagtaaagatacaTTCAGATTGCCAACTACACATGGGGCAACTTAGATACTGGATGGCAACCTGGGTCAAAGCCGGCCATATGCTTATCTTCCTCTGCCAGTAAATTAAAGGGTCATCACCTCCTGAGAGCTCTGAATACTTCTCTTTGAAGTACTCATCCACAACTGCTACAGCAGAAGGGAACATGAAGCTTTTGCTTCCAAGGGCGACATTGTCTACAGCTGAGCTATCAACAGAACCTGAATCGGAGGTGCcttcttttagagatgaggtaAATGAATCAGCTCTCACTGTAACTGAGGGACAAGAAGCTTCTGAAATTGGAATTTGGCAGATCTCTGGTGAAGATTCCATATAATTACAGACCTCTTCTGCAAGGAACTGCTTATAAGTTTCTAAATCAGCACCTTGAGGAAAAAAGTCTTCCAAACTGTTTTTAAAGCAAGGATCTAACAAAGTAGCCAAGACACAGGGCTTGGATTTAAGCATGGCACTTAGTAGGGTATCCGTTTCAAGTTTCAGAGATAAACTATCCACCAGATTGAGGGCCTGAGTAATACCTCTGACTTGAAAATCTTCTCTGAGTTTCTGCAAGGAAAGGAGTAGATGATGGATTACGGGTAGCACCTGATTCAATCCTGCGGTCTTCACACTCACTTTCTGGGTAGCCTCCTCAAATGGCTTAAGAATATCACAAACATAAGTCATTAGAGTCCACTGAAGTGAGGTGAGCACAACTCCACTGGCTCTACCAAGACTATGGTGAACTGAGTAGCAATGCTCCAAGAgccattttaacatataaaaagtagaaatccAATGGCCAGTTTCATCCTGCTTCAAATTCTTCCATGGAAGTTGGTGATCATTTTGGAACTCTTGCAGTATCTGACGGGCCTTGACCGAATGACTAAAATGATGACAAGTTTTCCTGGCAGCCACTAACATATTCTCAATGCTTTTGTGCTCGCAGAAAAAGTCCTGAATGACCATATTTAAACAATGCAGGAAGCATGGCACATGGGTAAAACCACCATCTTTGATTGCATGTACCACATTAGAGGAATTGTCAGAAACAATGAAGCTAGGGATAAGGAAATTTGGAGAAAGCCACAGACCAATCTGGTCATTTAATTCTTGTAAAATATTGGTTATCAAACAGTCTTTAGCCAAACCTGTAACACAAAGCACTGCCCACTTTCTAAAATCGGGGATCCTGCCATTATTGAGAAAAGACGCAGTTTCCAAAGAAACCCAGTGTACAGTCACAATAAAATAGTCAGTGGATGGGTCATGGGTCCATATGTCAACAGTCAGGTGTATCTTTTGGCTCTGAACATTCTCTAAAGTTAAGAAAATTTTTTCTCTGATACAATCATATAACTGAGGTACAGCCTTAGTGAAAAAGTAAGTCTCTGATGGCAACCTATAATCAGGGGCCACAATCTGCATGAACCTCTGAAAGGCTGGAGTTGAGAAGTAGTTGTAAGGATGCATATCCTCCACAATCATTTGGATAATTGCCTGACTTATTTGACTTGAGACTGGATTTCCACATGTTGTTTCTCTCTCCTGCGCATGCATCAGAGTGCCTTGCTCTGAAACGGGAATAGGACTTTCAGATCTATTTTCAACCTCTAGCATAGGTTCATCTGAATCAGAGTCACTAAGGTCCTCAGCTGTTAAATCTTGGCTGCCTGTAGACTTTTCTCCATGCAAGGTATCACTCAAGAGATCACTTCTCTCAGTCTCAGCTTCATCTAATCCACTTGCAACAGCACCACTGTCTTTGTTGGCAACAGCCCAATGGATAGGATGTGTGGCTTGCAGGTGTCGTTGAAGTGTTGAAGTCCCTAAGTGGGACCCTGGCCTACCCCGGCTCACACttcttttacatatattacaCACAGCTCTTGAGATGTGCTGAGGATCAGtgtaaaaaaaattccaaacggCAGATGTCTTGGCTCTAGTTCCAGGAATTAAAGCATGCTTGACAATGTTACTTTTGATGAGAAATCTCCCTCTTTCTGCCCTTAGGGCATCAGATGCTGATTTATCATGCTTCTTACCCATTCTATTATCATCTAATGGATCagtaggaatatattcaaagctTCCATTGCTTCCAGAAGAGGGAGATAAAGATACATCCAAGGTAAAGTCCTCCTCTCCACTAGTAACTCCGAACTTGTTGGCCCTGGTCCAATGAGGTGAATGCCTTGCTTGCAAATGTCGTTGAAGAGTAGATGTACCAAGATGGCTACCCGGTTTACCCCTGCTGACGCTTTTCTCACAGAGGTTACAAATAGCCCGCCAGGTGTACTGGGGGTCAACATGAAAGAAGTGCCACACAATGGAGGTCTTGGCTCTAGTGCTAGGTAGATAGATCTGTTTTTCTATATTGCTCTCAAAAAGACTTTCTTCATCCTGGTCAGGGTCATTGGAAGCTAACAAAGCAGGGGCATCTCCAACAGGCCTCCCAGATCCCAAATCCTTACTAAACTTTTTGGCAAGAATCAATTTTTTTCGACGCCTTTTCCCCTTAATTCGCAaacccctctttcttttctttttagcagGCTGTTTTGCCTCTTTATTCACTCCTTCTGCTACCATCTTTTCCTCTACCACATCTTCTTCATCTGTATTAGAATTAATAGGAACACATCCCAGAATCCCAGAATCACTAAAAGCGCTGCATCTTCTGCCAGGAGAGAGTGAAGAAACTGGTACACTTAAAGTACATACACTCATTCTCTTTATGTCTCCACAATTCGTACCAGAATCTGTTAGTGGGTTTATTACTCAAGCAGAAATACAGCTGTTCCTCTCTATTTGCATTACCTTTTCTCCAATTTCTATGGGGAATCAAATTCCCACTGGACCAATAACTTCCAAGCCAGGTTATT
The DNA window shown above is from Symphalangus syndactylus isolate Jambi chromosome 19, NHGRI_mSymSyn1-v2.1_pri, whole genome shotgun sequence and carries:
- the ZBED6 gene encoding zinc finger BED domain-containing protein 6; protein product: MSVCTLSVPVSSLSPGRRCSAFSDSGILGCVPINSNTDEEDVVEEKMVAEGVNKEAKQPAKKKRKRGLRIKGKRRRKKLILAKKFSKDLGSGRPVGDAPALLASNDPDQDEESLFESNIEKQIYLPSTRAKTSIVWHFFHVDPQYTWRAICNLCEKSVSRGKPGSHLGTSTLQRHLQARHSPHWTRANKFGVTSGEEDFTLDVSLSPSSGSNGSFEYIPTDPLDDNRMGKKHDKSASDALRAERGRFLIKSNIVKHALIPGTRAKTSAVWNFFYTDPQHISRAVCNICKRSVSRGRPGSHLGTSTLQRHLQATHPIHWAVANKDSGAVASGLDEAETERSDLLSDTLHGEKSTGSQDLTAEDLSDSDSDEPMLEVENRSESPIPVSEQGTLMHAQERETTCGNPVSSQISQAIIQMIVEDMHPYNYFSTPAFQRFMQIVAPDYRLPSETYFFTKAVPQLYDCIREKIFLTLENVQSQKIHLTVDIWTHDPSTDYFIVTVHWVSLETASFLNNGRIPDFRKWAVLCVTGLAKDCLITNILQELNDQIGLWLSPNFLIPSFIVSDNSSNVVHAIKDGGFTHVPCFLHCLNMVIQDFFCEHKSIENMLVAARKTCHHFSHSVKARQILQEFQNDHQLPWKNLKQDETGHWISTFYMLKWLLEHCYSVHHSLGRASGVVLTSLQWTLMTYVCDILKPFEEATQKVSVKTAGLNQVLPVIHHLLLSLQKLREDFQVRGITQALNLVDSLSLKLETDTLLSAMLKSKPCVLATLLDPCFKNSLEDFFPQGADLETYKQFLAEEVCNYMESSPEICQIPISEASCPSVTVRADSFTSSLKEGTSDSGSVDSSAVDNVALGSKSFMFPSAVAVVDEYFKEKYSELSGGDDPLIYWQRKISIWPALTQVAIQYLSCPMCSWQSECIFTKNSHFHPKQIMSLDFDNIEQLMFLKMNLKNVNYDYSTLVLSWDPEQNEVVQSSEKEILP